The following coding sequences are from one Streptomyces venezuelae window:
- a CDS encoding DUF2510 domain-containing protein, with product MTQMTPPGWYPDPGRTADGPPTERWWDGTVWTDQVRAAGTAADPTQPAFPAYPGQAPAYPGQAPAYPGQAPAPAPRRTLRVAIAAGVVLVVLAGIGGGVYALTSDDKSDGGGSAVKEPSAGAPQDPDSSEAPRSPAPDPQGPEQGPQQDPGFASDMVNGIKIPVPDGWKGGSTQYGAGVQTDPIPCPGNTSEQCTRGSAFSQSAEQLKIDAKTPEAAAKADIEKNAAQGYGGKTYGKITSHKVLASEPITVAGQKGYHVRWKAVTEKSDDGYVESLAFPSPADKSKIVVVRMGIDVNDKAPSQSAMDEIAKGIKAGPVGASGGGNGQDV from the coding sequence ATGACCCAGATGACTCCCCCGGGCTGGTACCCCGACCCCGGCCGGACCGCCGACGGTCCTCCCACCGAGCGCTGGTGGGACGGGACCGTGTGGACGGACCAGGTGCGCGCCGCCGGCACCGCGGCCGATCCGACGCAACCGGCCTTCCCGGCGTACCCCGGACAAGCCCCGGCGTACCCGGGCCAGGCCCCGGCGTATCCCGGCCAGGCCCCCGCCCCCGCCCCGCGTCGCACACTGCGCGTGGCGATAGCCGCGGGCGTCGTGCTCGTCGTCCTCGCCGGGATAGGCGGGGGCGTGTACGCCCTCACCTCCGACGACAAGAGCGACGGCGGCGGCTCCGCGGTGAAGGAGCCGTCGGCCGGCGCCCCGCAGGACCCCGACTCCTCGGAGGCCCCGCGTTCCCCGGCACCCGACCCGCAGGGCCCTGAGCAGGGTCCGCAGCAGGACCCCGGCTTCGCCAGTGACATGGTGAACGGCATCAAGATCCCGGTGCCGGACGGCTGGAAGGGCGGCAGCACCCAGTACGGCGCCGGGGTGCAGACGGACCCCATCCCCTGCCCCGGCAACACCAGCGAGCAGTGCACCCGCGGCAGCGCCTTCTCGCAGTCGGCCGAGCAGCTGAAGATCGACGCGAAGACGCCGGAGGCGGCGGCCAAGGCGGACATCGAGAAGAACGCCGCGCAGGGCTACGGCGGCAAGACCTACGGCAAGATCACCTCGCACAAGGTGCTGGCCTCCGAGCCCATCACCGTGGCGGGGCAGAAGGGCTACCACGTCCGCTGGAAGGCCGTCACGGAAAAGAGCGACGACGGCTACGTCGAGTCGCTCGCCTTCCCCTCCCCCGCCGACAAGTCGAAGATCGTCGTCGTCCGCATGGGCATCGACGTCAACGACAAGGCACCGTCGCAGTCCGCCATGGACGAGATCGCGAAGGGCATCAAGGCGGGGCCGGTGGGCGCGAGCGGCGGCGGCAACGGCCAGGACGTGTAG
- a CDS encoding anhydro-N-acetylmuramic acid kinase encodes MRVIGLMSGTSYDAIDAAAADLTLDGDRLVLTPLGLITRGYDEGLRAALGAALPPAATTLAEVCRLDTDIGRAFAAAAVEADRELCDGRAELVASHGQTVFHWVEGGRVHGTLQIGQPAWIAEATGLPVVSDFRPRDIAAGGQGAPLVSLVDRMWLRGRPGSPAALNLGGIANITAADGTAFDTGPANALVDAAVHEATGGRLSYDLDGELAAQGTVDEGLLTRLLDEPYYALPAPKTTGKELFHLPYLRTALKGYEALSTEDVVATLTRLTARTVADAIRSVGASEVIASGGGTANPVLMRFLRAELGEGLPLRTSGELGLPSAAKEAYAFAVLGFLTLHGLPGTVPASTGARHASVLGSITPGRRGTQWPRATEGARGPVRLVVNGHEAAGR; translated from the coding sequence GTGCGCGTGATCGGGCTCATGTCAGGGACCTCGTACGACGCGATCGACGCGGCAGCCGCCGATCTGACGCTCGACGGCGACCGCCTGGTCCTCACCCCCCTCGGGCTGATCACCCGGGGCTACGACGAAGGGCTGCGGGCCGCGCTCGGCGCCGCGCTGCCGCCCGCCGCGACCACCCTCGCCGAGGTCTGCCGCCTGGACACGGACATCGGGCGCGCGTTCGCCGCCGCCGCGGTGGAGGCGGACCGCGAACTGTGCGACGGGCGGGCCGAGCTGGTCGCCTCGCACGGGCAGACCGTCTTCCACTGGGTGGAGGGCGGCCGGGTGCACGGCACGCTGCAGATCGGCCAGCCCGCGTGGATCGCCGAGGCGACCGGCCTGCCGGTGGTCTCCGACTTCCGTCCGCGCGACATCGCGGCGGGCGGTCAGGGCGCGCCCCTGGTGAGCCTCGTGGACCGCATGTGGCTGCGCGGCAGGCCGGGCAGCCCCGCCGCGCTGAACCTCGGCGGCATCGCCAACATCACCGCCGCCGACGGCACCGCCTTCGACACGGGCCCCGCCAACGCCCTGGTGGACGCGGCCGTGCACGAGGCGACGGGCGGCCGCCTCTCGTACGACCTGGACGGCGAACTCGCCGCGCAGGGCACGGTCGACGAGGGCCTCCTCACCCGGCTCCTGGACGAGCCCTACTACGCCCTGCCCGCGCCGAAGACGACGGGCAAGGAGCTCTTCCACCTGCCCTATCTGCGTACGGCGTTGAAGGGGTACGAGGCGCTGTCCACCGAGGACGTCGTCGCCACCCTCACCCGCCTCACCGCCCGCACGGTCGCCGACGCCATCCGTTCGGTGGGGGCATCGGAGGTCATCGCCTCCGGGGGCGGGACCGCGAACCCGGTGCTGATGAGGTTCCTGCGGGCGGAGTTGGGCGAGGGGCTGCCGCTGCGCACGTCCGGCGAGCTCGGTCTGCCTTCCGCGGCGAAGGAGGCGTACGCCTTCGCCGTACTCGGTTTCCTGACGCTGCACGGCCTGCCGGGCACCGTCCCGGCGAGCACCGGCGCCCGGCACGCGAGCGTGCTGGGTTCGATCACCCCGGGACGGCGCGGGACGCAGTGGCCGAGGGCGACGGAGGGGGCCCGGGGACCGGTGCGGCTCGTCGTCAACGGGCATGAGGCCGCGGGCCGGTAG
- a CDS encoding acyl-CoA dehydrogenase family protein translates to MDLDFTAEEREFRQRARAWLAAHVPAAPLPSLETGEGFAAHREWERTLAADRWSVVSWPEEYGGQGVDIVKWLLFEEEYYAAGAPGRVSQNGISLLAPTLFDFGTEEQRARVLPAMATGEVIWAQAWSEPESGSDLASLRSTARRTDGGWLISGQKTWSSRAAFADRAFGLFRSEPPETHPGKPHRGLTYLMFPLDADGVTVRPVGRLDGKPAFAELFLDDVFVPDEDVIGEPGQGWRIAMSTTGDERGLTLRSPGRFLAAADRLARQWRTCPDPAGPGDTALRDRVADAVIGARAYALFTWANASRFAAGETIGAESSLNKVFWSEYDIALHETALDLLGPDGELLDGSPAQGPDWAEGYVFSLAGPIYAGTNEIQRDIIAERLLGLPKGRR, encoded by the coding sequence ATGGACCTGGACTTCACCGCCGAGGAGAGGGAGTTCAGGCAGCGGGCGCGCGCGTGGCTCGCCGCGCACGTGCCGGCCGCGCCGCTGCCCTCGCTGGAGACCGGGGAGGGTTTCGCGGCCCACCGGGAGTGGGAGCGCACGCTCGCGGCCGACCGCTGGTCGGTGGTGTCGTGGCCGGAGGAGTACGGCGGGCAGGGCGTCGACATCGTCAAGTGGCTGCTGTTCGAGGAGGAGTACTACGCGGCGGGTGCGCCCGGCCGGGTCTCCCAGAACGGCATCAGCCTCCTCGCGCCCACCCTCTTCGACTTCGGCACCGAGGAGCAGCGCGCGCGGGTGCTGCCCGCCATGGCGACGGGTGAGGTGATCTGGGCGCAGGCCTGGTCGGAGCCGGAATCGGGCTCCGACCTGGCGTCCCTGCGCTCCACCGCGCGGCGCACGGACGGGGGCTGGCTGATCAGCGGTCAGAAGACGTGGTCGTCACGGGCGGCGTTCGCCGACCGCGCGTTCGGCCTGTTCCGCAGCGAGCCGCCCGAGACGCACCCCGGCAAGCCGCACCGGGGCCTGACCTACCTGATGTTCCCGCTCGACGCGGACGGGGTGACGGTGCGGCCCGTCGGCCGCCTGGACGGCAAGCCCGCGTTCGCCGAACTCTTCCTGGACGACGTCTTCGTGCCGGACGAGGACGTGATCGGCGAGCCGGGCCAGGGGTGGCGGATCGCCATGTCGACGACGGGCGACGAACGGGGTCTGACGCTGCGCTCCCCCGGCCGCTTCCTCGCCGCCGCCGACCGGCTCGCCCGGCAGTGGCGCACGTGCCCCGATCCGGCCGGCCCCGGCGACACGGCGCTGCGCGACCGGGTCGCCGACGCGGTCATAGGCGCGCGCGCCTACGCGTTGTTCACCTGGGCGAACGCCTCGCGGTTCGCGGCGGGCGAGACGATCGGCGCCGAGTCCAGCCTCAACAAGGTCTTCTGGTCGGAGTACGACATCGCGCTGCACGAGACGGCGCTCGATCTGCTCGGCCCGGACGGCGAGTTGCTCGACGGCTCGCCCGCGCAGGGCCCCGACTGGGCGGAGGGGTACGTGTTCTCGCTCGCCGGACCCATCTACGCCGGCACGAACGAGATCCAGCGGGACATCATCGCCGAGCGGCTGCTCGGCCTGCCGAAGGGACGTCGCTGA
- a CDS encoding acyl-CoA dehydrogenase family protein — MRFLLDDEQREFARSLDAMLTAADTVAATRAWSVGEHAPGWAVWRRLADAGVFALPVPGEYEGVGPLSVETAVAFVEVGRHAVPGPVVETVAAAALLAHLAEEGEREPAERFLPSLASGAATATLTLPQGGPLALDADAADLILTAADGELRLAPGHARVRRSLDPARRLAAPSPGGELLASGPAVTSAARHATAWAALATAAQSLGVGLALLDRTVAYAKQRTQFGSAIGAFQAVKHRLADVLVRLEFARPLVFGAATTMAPGDIAAAKVTAAESAYGAARAALQLHGAIGYTAEFDLSLWLTKARALRGAWGDPGVWRGRVLAARE, encoded by the coding sequence ATGAGGTTCCTCCTCGACGACGAGCAGCGGGAGTTCGCACGTTCCCTGGACGCGATGCTGACGGCGGCAGACACGGTGGCCGCCACGCGCGCGTGGAGCGTCGGCGAGCACGCTCCGGGGTGGGCCGTGTGGCGGCGGCTCGCGGACGCGGGCGTCTTCGCGCTGCCCGTTCCCGGGGAGTACGAGGGGGTGGGGCCGCTCTCCGTGGAGACGGCCGTCGCGTTCGTGGAGGTGGGGCGGCACGCCGTGCCGGGTCCCGTCGTCGAGACGGTGGCGGCGGCCGCGCTCCTCGCCCACCTCGCCGAGGAGGGCGAACGGGAACCCGCCGAGCGCTTCCTGCCCTCCCTGGCCTCGGGCGCGGCGACCGCGACACTGACACTGCCGCAGGGCGGCCCGCTCGCCCTGGACGCGGACGCGGCCGACCTGATCCTGACCGCGGCCGACGGCGAGTTGCGGCTCGCCCCCGGGCACGCGCGCGTGCGCCGCTCCCTGGACCCCGCGCGCCGCCTCGCCGCGCCGTCGCCGGGCGGCGAACTGCTCGCCTCGGGACCCGCCGTCACGTCGGCGGCGCGGCACGCGACGGCCTGGGCGGCGCTCGCCACGGCCGCGCAGTCACTGGGCGTCGGTCTGGCCCTGCTCGACAGGACGGTCGCGTACGCGAAGCAGCGCACCCAGTTCGGTTCCGCGATCGGCGCGTTCCAAGCGGTCAAGCACCGGCTCGCGGACGTCCTGGTGCGCCTGGAGTTCGCGCGTCCCCTGGTGTTCGGCGCCGCGACGACGATGGCACCGGGCGACATCGCCGCGGCCAAGGTGACGGCGGCGGAGTCCGCGTACGGGGCGGCCCGCGCCGCCCTCCAACTGCACGGCGCGATCGGCTACACGGCGGAGTTCGACCTGTCCCTGTGGCTCACGAAGGCACGGGCGCTGCGGGGCGCGTGGGGGGACCCGGGGGTGTGGAGGGGACGGGTGCTCGCGGCGCGCGAGTGA
- a CDS encoding ATP-binding protein translates to MTQGRPGGATWAPLWEREVELAAVTRAVDELCAESTAAGGLLAFSGEAGIGKTALLAEVRRMVEGRATVWSARGGATVTSVPFNVVRQLLQPALVQLGPDEAREYFGDCYDIAGPALGIAEPGGRQADPQGVCDGLVEAVSRLARLHWPLVLLIDDAHWADQETLHWLAAFAQRLHELPVLVVVARRPGEAEGDSARHLATVAAEARSFTTLRALTPEAAAGLTRATLGEHADAPFCREVWAVTGGNPYESVELLAKVQDSELEPVEGSADELRALNRTARGRGLVARLEGLGTDATRFAWAAAILGSAISLDLAASLAGMTHDSAERCAERLCAARILVSGDEGLEFVHPLIAGTVYRSIPAATRTAMHGVAAAVITHDGRGAAAASPHLLEVHPDDDPELVEQLREAAAEHLAVGAPDAARRCLERALREPPLPDIHARVLYELGCATMLTSPATTIRHLREALSMPGLDQGLRVDAVCRLSQAFVHNDQLEEGLRAIADEASRLEQGPALLRLQAVRYMWEGIHAGEEDSPARSKQLAKLAGPLAGRDNSERALLILRAFDAMTRGESAELVVELCDRALVNGRLAPGLGWTDPEWTFELRLMLGGSYAFSDRLDRAESLFTEAVRAYETAGWSGGHLALSHAFLGYVYRRRGRLTDAERSLRESLRLADRVGQGLPMHWEAASMLIDTLLARGHITEAGAVADQYGFAPPSASTIYVPDAPSVRGRLLLALGRTKDGLNELEATAKALTARGQYNTVLAPRAYDLARALAHEDPKRAAHLVADARRQAERFGTDTAIGEALRCAAALETGPRSVALYRQAASYLEASPCAYEHAVARVEYGIAADSVPELERGLTLARTCGADGLAERALDHLGLVKR, encoded by the coding sequence ATGACGCAGGGACGGCCCGGAGGAGCCACCTGGGCCCCGCTGTGGGAGCGCGAGGTCGAACTCGCCGCGGTGACCCGGGCCGTCGACGAGCTCTGCGCCGAATCCACCGCCGCCGGAGGCCTGCTCGCCTTCAGCGGCGAAGCCGGCATCGGCAAGACGGCGCTCCTCGCCGAAGTGCGCCGCATGGTCGAGGGCCGTGCCACGGTCTGGTCGGCGCGCGGCGGCGCGACGGTCACCTCCGTCCCGTTCAACGTCGTACGTCAACTGCTGCAGCCCGCACTCGTCCAGCTCGGCCCCGACGAGGCCCGCGAGTACTTCGGCGACTGCTACGACATCGCGGGCCCCGCGCTGGGCATAGCCGAGCCCGGCGGGCGCCAGGCCGACCCGCAGGGCGTCTGCGACGGCCTCGTCGAAGCGGTCTCCCGGCTCGCCCGGCTGCACTGGCCCCTCGTCCTCCTCATCGACGACGCGCACTGGGCCGACCAGGAAACACTGCACTGGCTGGCCGCGTTCGCCCAGCGGCTGCACGAACTGCCCGTGCTCGTCGTGGTCGCCCGCAGGCCCGGCGAGGCCGAGGGCGACAGCGCACGCCACCTCGCGACGGTCGCCGCCGAGGCCCGCTCGTTCACCACCCTGCGCGCCCTCACCCCGGAAGCCGCCGCGGGCCTCACCCGCGCGACGCTCGGCGAGCACGCCGACGCACCCTTCTGCCGCGAGGTCTGGGCCGTCACCGGCGGCAACCCGTACGAATCCGTCGAGCTCCTCGCCAAGGTCCAGGACAGCGAACTCGAACCCGTCGAGGGCTCCGCCGACGAACTGCGCGCCCTCAACCGCACGGCCCGCGGCCGCGGCCTCGTCGCCCGCCTCGAAGGGCTCGGCACCGACGCCACCCGCTTCGCCTGGGCCGCCGCCATCCTCGGCAGCGCCATCTCCCTCGACCTCGCCGCCTCCCTCGCAGGCATGACACACGACAGCGCGGAACGCTGCGCCGAGCGCCTCTGCGCGGCACGCATCCTGGTCAGTGGCGACGAAGGCCTGGAGTTCGTCCACCCGCTGATCGCGGGCACCGTCTACCGCTCCATCCCGGCAGCCACCCGCACCGCGATGCACGGCGTGGCCGCGGCGGTCATCACCCACGACGGCAGGGGCGCCGCGGCCGCCTCGCCGCACCTCCTCGAAGTTCACCCGGATGACGACCCCGAGCTCGTCGAGCAGCTCCGCGAGGCCGCCGCCGAACACCTCGCCGTCGGCGCCCCCGACGCGGCACGCCGCTGTCTGGAACGCGCCCTGCGCGAGCCGCCGCTGCCCGACATCCACGCGCGCGTGCTCTACGAACTCGGCTGCGCCACCATGCTGACCTCGCCCGCCACCACCATCAGGCACCTGCGCGAGGCCCTCTCCATGCCCGGCCTCGACCAGGGCCTGCGCGTCGACGCGGTCTGCCGTCTGTCCCAGGCGTTCGTCCACAACGACCAGCTGGAGGAGGGCCTGCGGGCCATCGCCGACGAGGCGAGCAGGCTCGAACAGGGGCCCGCGCTGCTGCGCCTGCAGGCCGTGCGCTACATGTGGGAGGGCATTCACGCGGGCGAGGAGGACTCGCCCGCCCGCTCGAAACAGCTCGCCAAGCTCGCGGGACCTCTCGCCGGTCGTGACAACTCCGAGCGGGCCCTGCTGATCCTGCGGGCCTTCGACGCCATGACCCGCGGCGAGAGCGCGGAGCTGGTCGTCGAGCTCTGCGACCGCGCCCTCGTCAACGGCCGCCTCGCGCCAGGACTCGGCTGGACCGACCCGGAGTGGACCTTCGAACTCCGCCTGATGCTCGGCGGGTCGTACGCCTTCTCGGACCGCCTGGACCGCGCGGAGAGCCTCTTCACCGAGGCCGTCAGGGCCTACGAGACCGCCGGGTGGAGCGGCGGACACCTCGCCCTCTCGCACGCCTTCCTGGGCTACGTGTACCGCAGGCGTGGCCGCCTGACGGACGCCGAGCGGTCCCTGCGCGAAAGCCTGCGCCTCGCCGACCGCGTCGGCCAGGGCCTGCCCATGCACTGGGAGGCGGCCAGCATGCTCATCGACACCCTGCTGGCACGCGGCCACATCACGGAGGCGGGCGCCGTCGCCGACCAGTACGGCTTCGCGCCGCCTTCCGCCTCCACGATCTACGTACCCGACGCGCCGTCCGTACGCGGCCGTCTCCTGCTGGCCCTCGGGCGGACGAAGGACGGCCTCAACGAACTGGAGGCCACGGCGAAGGCGCTGACCGCACGCGGCCAGTACAACACCGTCCTCGCCCCGCGGGCGTACGACCTCGCACGCGCGCTGGCCCACGAGGACCCCAAGCGCGCGGCGCACCTCGTCGCGGACGCCCGCAGGCAGGCCGAACGGTTCGGCACGGACACCGCCATCGGGGAGGCGCTGCGGTGCGCGGCGGCTCTGGAGACGGGGCCGCGCTCGGTCGCCCTGTACCGCCAGGCCGCCTCCTACCTGGAAGCCTCGCCCTGCGCGTACGAACACGCGGTCGCCCGCGTCGAGTACGGCATCGCGGCGGACTCCGTGCCGGAGCTGGAGCGCGGCCTGACCCTCGCCCGTACCTGCGGGGCGGACGGTCTCGCCGAGCGCGCGCTGGACCATCTGGGGCTGGTGAAGAGGTAA
- a CDS encoding NAD(P)H-dependent flavin oxidoreductase codes for MRTPLTELVGVRHPIVQTGMGWVAGPRLVSAAANAGALGILASATMTVDQLRAAVREVKSRTAAPFGVNLRADAGDARDRVRVVVDEGVRVASFALAPSEELIAELKDAGVVVVPSIGARRHAEKVAAWGADAVIVQGGEGGGHTGEVATTVLLPQVVDAVDIPVIAAGGFYDGRGLVAALAYGAAGVAMGTRFLLTSDSTVPDTVKARYLAASVKDVTVTTRVDGLPHRMLRTELVAGLERSGRVASLTRAVRHAAAFRKVSGMSWRRMARDGLAMRHGKDLTWSQVLLAANTPMMLKSAMVDGRPEAGVMASGQVTGLIDDLPSCAELVERVMEEAAKTLDRLPGPSPDRRATGLGTSGG; via the coding sequence CTGAGGACCCCCCTGACGGAACTGGTCGGCGTACGGCACCCGATCGTGCAGACCGGCATGGGCTGGGTGGCGGGCCCCCGCCTGGTCTCGGCGGCCGCGAACGCCGGGGCGCTCGGCATCCTGGCCTCCGCGACCATGACGGTCGACCAGCTGCGCGCGGCGGTCCGCGAGGTCAAGTCCCGTACGGCAGCGCCTTTCGGGGTCAACCTGCGGGCCGACGCGGGCGACGCGCGGGACCGGGTCCGGGTCGTCGTCGACGAAGGGGTGCGGGTCGCGTCGTTCGCCCTCGCGCCCTCCGAGGAGCTGATCGCCGAGCTCAAGGACGCGGGTGTGGTGGTCGTCCCGTCGATCGGGGCGCGACGGCACGCCGAGAAGGTCGCCGCGTGGGGCGCGGACGCGGTGATCGTGCAGGGCGGCGAGGGCGGTGGCCACACGGGCGAGGTCGCCACCACGGTGCTGCTCCCGCAGGTCGTCGACGCGGTGGACATCCCCGTGATCGCGGCGGGCGGCTTCTACGACGGCCGCGGTCTGGTCGCCGCCCTCGCCTACGGCGCGGCGGGCGTGGCCATGGGCACGCGCTTCCTGCTCACCTCGGACTCGACGGTCCCGGACACCGTCAAGGCCCGCTACCTCGCGGCCTCCGTCAAGGATGTCACGGTCACGACGCGTGTGGACGGCCTCCCGCACCGGATGCTGCGCACGGAGCTGGTGGCGGGCCTGGAGAGGTCGGGCAGGGTCGCGTCGCTGACGCGGGCGGTGCGGCACGCGGCGGCGTTCCGGAAGGTCTCCGGCATGAGCTGGCGCCGCATGGCGCGCGACGGCCTCGCGATGCGGCACGGCAAGGACCTGACGTGGAGCCAGGTGCTGCTCGCCGCCAACACGCCGATGATGCTCAAGTCGGCGATGGTGGACGGCCGCCCCGAGGCGGGCGTGATGGCATCGGGCCAGGTGACGGGTCTGATAGACGACCTGCCGTCATGCGCGGAGCTGGTGGAACGCGTCATGGAGGAGGCGGCGAAGACGCTCGATCGCCTGCCGGGACCGTCTCCGGACCGTCGGGCGACAGGTCTCGGCACGTCCGGCGGCTGA
- a CDS encoding TetR/AcrR family transcriptional regulator, with translation MPQKQSQKQSQKKPQVSPSPERRRELLAIAADVFAEQGYNATTVRKIADAAGMLAGSLYYHFDSKESMLEEILRTFLTELWDGYDSVLQAQLDPRATLEALVTESFREIDRHRAAVAIYQKESRHLVAQQRFQYLSDSQQRFEKAWLTTLERGVAEGVFRDDLDVRLAYRFVRDTVWVAASWYRPGGGHSPEEIARQYLSMVLDGISVRT, from the coding sequence GTGCCCCAGAAGCAGTCCCAGAAGCAGTCCCAGAAGAAGCCCCAGGTGAGCCCCTCGCCCGAGCGACGCCGCGAACTGCTCGCCATCGCCGCCGACGTCTTCGCCGAGCAGGGCTACAACGCGACCACGGTCCGCAAGATCGCCGACGCCGCGGGCATGCTCGCCGGCAGCCTCTACTACCACTTCGACTCCAAGGAGTCGATGCTCGAGGAGATCCTCCGCACCTTCCTCACCGAGCTGTGGGACGGGTACGACAGCGTGCTCCAGGCCCAGCTGGACCCCCGCGCCACACTCGAAGCCCTCGTCACCGAGTCCTTCCGCGAGATCGACCGGCACCGTGCCGCCGTCGCGATCTACCAGAAGGAGTCCCGGCACCTCGTCGCCCAGCAGCGCTTCCAGTACCTGTCGGACTCACAGCAGCGCTTCGAGAAGGCCTGGCTGACGACGCTGGAGCGCGGTGTCGCGGAAGGCGTCTTCCGCGACGACCTGGACGTCCGCCTCGCCTACCGCTTCGTGCGCGACACCGTCTGGGTCGCCGCGTCCTGGTACCGGCCCGGCGGCGGCCACAGCCCCGAGGAGATCGCCCGCCAGTACCTGTCGATGGTCCTCGACGGCATCTCCGTACGCACGTAG
- a CDS encoding acetyl-CoA C-acetyltransferase, with protein sequence MAEAYIVEAVRTPVGRRKGGLSAVHPADLGAHVLKAVVERTGVDPAAVEDVVFGCLDTVGPQAGDIARTSWLAAGLPEEVPGVTVDRQCGSSQQAVHFAAQGVLSGTQDLVVAGGTQNMSMIPIAFASRQAAEPLGLTQGPYAGSEGWRARYGDRPVNQFHGAQSIAEKWGISRRAMEEFALRSHRRAIQAIDEGRFDREIVPYGDVTTDEGPRRDTTLEKMAVLEPVLDGGTITAACSSQVSDGAAAMLIASERAVHEHGLTPRARVHHLSVRGEDPIRMLSAPIPATAHALKKTGMTIADIDLVEINEAFAPVALAWLQETGADPEKVNVNGGAIALGHPLGATGVKLMTTLLHELERTGGRFGLQTMCEGGGQANVTIIERL encoded by the coding sequence ATGGCCGAGGCCTACATCGTCGAAGCGGTCCGCACCCCCGTCGGCAGGCGCAAGGGCGGGCTCTCCGCGGTCCACCCCGCCGACCTGGGCGCCCATGTGCTCAAGGCGGTCGTCGAGCGCACCGGCGTCGACCCCGCCGCCGTCGAGGACGTCGTCTTCGGCTGCCTCGACACGGTCGGGCCGCAGGCCGGCGACATCGCCCGCACCAGCTGGCTGGCGGCCGGACTCCCCGAGGAGGTGCCCGGCGTGACGGTCGACCGGCAGTGCGGCTCGTCCCAGCAGGCCGTGCACTTCGCCGCACAAGGCGTCCTGTCCGGCACCCAGGACCTCGTCGTCGCGGGCGGCACCCAGAACATGTCGATGATCCCCATCGCCTTCGCCTCCCGGCAGGCCGCCGAGCCCCTCGGCCTCACCCAGGGTCCCTACGCGGGCAGCGAGGGCTGGCGCGCCCGCTACGGCGACCGGCCCGTGAACCAGTTCCACGGCGCCCAGTCGATCGCCGAGAAGTGGGGCATATCCCGCCGCGCCATGGAGGAGTTCGCGCTCCGCTCGCACCGCCGCGCCATCCAGGCCATCGACGAGGGCCGCTTCGACCGCGAGATCGTCCCCTACGGGGACGTCACCACCGACGAAGGCCCGCGGCGCGACACGACGCTGGAGAAAATGGCAGTTCTGGAGCCCGTCCTCGACGGCGGCACGATCACAGCGGCCTGCTCCTCGCAGGTCTCCGACGGCGCCGCCGCGATGCTCATCGCGAGCGAACGGGCCGTACACGAACACGGGTTGACGCCCCGCGCCCGCGTCCACCACCTCTCCGTACGCGGCGAGGACCCCATCCGCATGCTCTCCGCGCCCATCCCCGCCACCGCGCACGCCCTGAAGAAGACCGGCATGACCATCGCCGACATCGACCTCGTCGAGATCAACGAAGCGTTCGCGCCCGTCGCTCTCGCCTGGCTCCAGGAGACCGGCGCCGACCCGGAGAAGGTCAACGTCAACGGCGGCGCGATCGCCCTCGGCCACCCCCTCGGCGCCACCGGCGTCAAGCTGATGACGACCCTCCTGCACGAACTGGAGCGCACCGGCGGCCGGTTCGGCCTCCAGACCATGTGCGAAGGCGGCGGCCAGGCCAACGTGACCATCATCGAACGCCTGTAG
- a CDS encoding SDR family oxidoreductase, translated as MDAPAHAPAYVPAHDLLADRTAVITAAAGAGIGGATARRFLEEGARVVIGDAHAVRTKQSVAALAEEFGPDRIDGIPCDVTDTARINALFDLAEQRHGHLDIVVNNAGLGGTAELTEMTDAQWDKVVDVTLNGTFRSTREALRRLRAAGREGVIVNNASVLGWRAQAGQAHYAAAKAGVMALTRCAALEAAPHGIRVNAVSPSLALHPHLAKVTSPGLLEELTAREAFGRHAEPWEIANVIVFLASGYSSYMTGETVSVSSQHA; from the coding sequence ATGGACGCGCCCGCCCACGCACCCGCCTATGTGCCCGCGCACGACCTGCTCGCGGACCGCACCGCCGTGATCACGGCGGCGGCCGGAGCGGGCATCGGCGGCGCCACCGCGCGCCGCTTCCTGGAGGAGGGCGCCCGCGTCGTCATCGGCGACGCCCACGCCGTGCGGACGAAGCAGTCGGTGGCGGCGCTCGCCGAGGAGTTCGGTCCCGACCGGATCGACGGCATCCCGTGCGACGTCACCGACACGGCCCGGATCAACGCCCTGTTCGACCTCGCCGAGCAGCGCCACGGGCACCTGGACATCGTGGTGAACAACGCGGGACTCGGCGGCACCGCCGAACTCACCGAGATGACCGACGCCCAGTGGGACAAGGTCGTCGACGTCACGCTCAACGGCACCTTCCGCTCCACCCGCGAAGCCCTGCGCCGCCTGCGGGCCGCGGGCCGCGAAGGCGTCATCGTGAACAACGCCTCCGTGCTCGGCTGGCGCGCCCAGGCGGGCCAGGCGCACTACGCCGCGGCGAAGGCCGGCGTCATGGCCCTCACCCGGTGCGCCGCGCTCGAAGCGGCCCCCCACGGCATCCGCGTCAACGCGGTCTCGCCGAGCCTCGCCCTGCACCCCCACCTCGCGAAGGTCACCTCGCCCGGACTCCTCGAAGAGCTCACCGCGCGGGAGGCGTTCGGGCGGCACGCCGAGCCCTGGGAGATAGCCAACGTCATCGTCTTCCTGGCCAGCGGCTACTCCTCGTACATGACAGGGGAGACGGTCTCGGTCAGCAGCCAGCACGCCTAG